A window from Neobacillus sp. PS3-40 encodes these proteins:
- the ysxE gene encoding spore coat protein YsxE: protein MSDSNRLNAVAPILKHYQVEPYFVEDFGKIVKVYSNKGTFALKKIVPNSGTDFIRHVHQLYQKGYNRIVPIYPTNDGRYAVLHDKDLYYLMPWLSNDVKENRKERHQQLFRELARLHTLSSKEITVKKEERTEHYEKTIQQFEKNQEFLTGFIEECEKKTYMSPFQLLFCLYFNEIVQALSFSKKKFEEWYEKTKEQEKARMVINHGKISSEHFLFDEKGYGYFANFEDAGFGSPIHDLLPFLSRSLKTNPKRNDECVDWITHYFKYFPFKADEKLLFYSYLSYPLPIIQVVEKYYRKQNPKNELKFVQHLQHQYWYLKNTEYVAMRMTELEQEEQTKEGAPPQ from the coding sequence ATGAGTGACTCAAATCGGTTAAATGCGGTAGCACCAATTTTAAAACATTATCAAGTTGAACCATACTTTGTTGAAGACTTCGGGAAAATAGTGAAAGTCTATTCTAATAAAGGGACATTTGCTTTAAAGAAGATTGTCCCAAATAGTGGAACTGATTTTATTCGTCATGTTCATCAGCTTTATCAAAAAGGATACAATCGCATAGTACCAATTTATCCAACTAATGATGGAAGGTATGCTGTACTTCATGATAAAGATCTTTATTATTTAATGCCTTGGCTTTCAAATGATGTAAAGGAAAACCGAAAAGAACGGCATCAACAATTATTTCGTGAATTAGCAAGACTTCATACATTATCTTCGAAGGAAATAACTGTAAAAAAAGAAGAACGAACTGAGCACTATGAAAAAACGATTCAACAGTTTGAAAAAAATCAAGAATTTCTAACGGGTTTTATCGAGGAATGCGAAAAGAAAACATATATGTCACCATTTCAACTATTATTCTGTCTCTATTTTAATGAGATTGTTCAGGCATTAAGCTTTTCTAAAAAGAAATTTGAAGAATGGTACGAAAAAACAAAGGAACAAGAAAAGGCCAGAATGGTAATTAACCACGGAAAAATTTCAAGTGAACATTTTCTTTTTGACGAAAAGGGCTATGGCTATTTTGCCAATTTTGAAGATGCTGGATTTGGTTCACCAATTCATGATTTATTGCCATTCTTGTCCAGATCTTTGAAAACGAACCCGAAGAGAAACGACGAATGTGTCGATTGGATAACTCATTATTTCAAATATTTCCCTTTTAAAGCAGATGAAAAATTATTGTTTTATAGCTACCTTTCCTACCCTCTTCCAATTATACAGGTTGTAGAAAAATATTATCGTAAGCAGAATCCCAAAAATGAGCTAAAGTTTGTGCAGCATTTACAACATCAATATTGGTACCTCAAAAATACTGAATATGTTGCCATGAGGATGACAGAACTTGAACAAGAAGAACAAACAAAAGAAGGAGCCCCCCCGCAGTGA
- the spoVID gene encoding stage VI sporulation protein D, whose product MSQENQSFLRFSLEESLWFRKGQEVAELVSISLDPDITIQENDQYVNIRGSLELTGEYNSTNENQADEEENVTTQKYIQSVEERDGGLCEFSHRFPVDITIPNNRIQSIYDIDVLVESFDYAIPERSCLKLSAELTISGLYGVQQNETVEDSTLEVMYRDNEEDVNEANQDLLFEAEARKQPEEENVEVPLSFPTFSYQETDIDPENQKSTIPHEEPRKKVKKQIEVIEQELIVEEPIQEPIIEEVIIVEESSSSSSSSEESPLKKEMKKKKTSKSKSMSLTEFFARKEGEDDQAKLKICIVQKGDNLDRVAERYNVTIQNLLRVNQLEINQDVSEGQVLYIPAALTKK is encoded by the coding sequence TTGTCTCAGGAAAATCAGTCGTTCCTACGATTTTCCTTGGAAGAATCTCTGTGGTTTAGAAAAGGACAGGAAGTCGCTGAGCTTGTTTCGATTTCACTAGACCCGGACATTACTATCCAGGAAAACGACCAGTACGTGAACATCCGTGGATCACTTGAATTAACCGGCGAATATAACAGTACAAATGAAAATCAAGCTGATGAAGAAGAAAATGTTACTACCCAAAAGTATATCCAATCGGTGGAGGAACGGGATGGAGGGTTATGTGAATTTTCCCATCGTTTTCCGGTGGATATAACTATTCCGAACAATCGGATTCAAAGTATTTATGATATTGATGTTTTAGTTGAATCATTTGACTACGCAATCCCGGAGCGAAGTTGTTTAAAATTATCAGCAGAGTTAACGATTAGCGGATTATATGGTGTTCAACAAAATGAAACAGTTGAGGATTCTACTTTAGAGGTTATGTATCGTGATAATGAAGAAGATGTAAACGAAGCAAACCAAGACCTATTATTTGAAGCAGAAGCTAGAAAACAGCCAGAAGAGGAAAATGTAGAAGTGCCGTTAAGCTTTCCAACATTCTCATACCAAGAAACAGATATTGATCCTGAAAATCAAAAATCCACTATTCCCCATGAAGAACCAAGGAAAAAGGTAAAGAAACAAATTGAGGTTATTGAACAGGAATTGATCGTGGAAGAGCCTATACAGGAACCGATAATAGAGGAAGTAATTATTGTGGAAGAAAGTTCATCCTCCTCATCATCATCTGAGGAATCTCCTCTTAAAAAAGAAATGAAAAAGAAAAAGACCTCTAAAAGTAAATCGATGTCTTTGACCGAGTTTTTTGCTCGTAAAGAGGGAGAAGATGACCAAGCAAAACTGAAAATCTGTATTGTTCAAAAAGGGGATAATTTAGATCGGGTTGCTGAGCGTTATAATGTAACGATTCAAAATCTCCTTCGAGTAAATCAACTCGAAATCAATCAAGATGTTAGTGAGGGCCAAGTGTTATATATTCCAGCCGCACTGACAAAAAAATAA
- the hemL gene encoding glutamate-1-semialdehyde 2,1-aminomutase, with the protein MRSYTKSIEAFKEAQTLMPGGVNSPVRAFKSVNMDPIFMERGKGSKIYDIDGNEYIDYVLSWGPLILGHSNDRVVEAIKKVAELGTSYGAPTLMENKVAKLVIERVPSIEIVRMVSSGTEATMSALRLARGYTGRNKIIKFEGCYHGHGDSLLIKAGSGVATLGLPDSPGVPEGVAKNTITIPYNDLESVKVAFEQFGDDIACIIVEPVAGNMGVVPPLPGFLQGLRDITTQYGALLIFDEVMTGFRVGYNCAQGYFNVTPDITCLGKVIGGGLPVGAYGGKAEIMERIAPSGPIYQAGTLSGNPLAMTAGYETLSQLTPEHYIEFGRKADMLEKGLNEAAEKYDIPHTINRAGSMIGFFFTNEKVINYENAKTANLEYFAAYYREMAENGVFLPPSQFEGLFLSTVHTDEDIAKTIQAAETAFSKLK; encoded by the coding sequence ATGCGTTCATATACTAAATCAATCGAAGCATTCAAAGAAGCTCAAACCCTTATGCCAGGTGGCGTGAATAGCCCTGTTAGAGCTTTTAAATCGGTGAACATGGATCCAATCTTTATGGAGAGAGGAAAAGGATCAAAGATTTATGATATTGATGGAAACGAATATATCGATTATGTATTATCTTGGGGCCCACTAATTCTTGGGCATTCGAATGATCGAGTTGTTGAGGCGATTAAAAAAGTAGCAGAACTAGGAACAAGCTATGGTGCACCAACATTAATGGAAAATAAAGTGGCCAAACTTGTCATCGAACGCGTTCCATCCATTGAAATCGTTCGAATGGTATCTTCAGGTACAGAAGCAACGATGAGTGCTCTAAGGCTTGCGAGGGGATACACAGGTCGCAATAAAATCATTAAATTTGAAGGATGTTACCATGGTCACGGAGATTCATTGCTAATCAAAGCTGGATCAGGTGTTGCGACTCTTGGCTTGCCTGATAGCCCTGGAGTACCAGAAGGTGTTGCCAAAAATACGATAACTATTCCATACAATGATCTAGAAAGTGTCAAAGTTGCCTTTGAACAATTTGGTGATGATATCGCCTGTATTATTGTTGAACCTGTTGCTGGAAATATGGGAGTTGTCCCACCACTTCCAGGATTTTTACAAGGACTTCGTGACATTACGACTCAATACGGGGCATTGCTCATTTTTGATGAGGTTATGACTGGTTTCCGTGTAGGGTATAATTGTGCACAAGGATACTTTAATGTAACGCCTGATATCACTTGTCTTGGCAAGGTGATTGGTGGAGGTCTTCCTGTAGGGGCTTATGGTGGAAAAGCTGAGATTATGGAGAGAATTGCTCCAAGTGGCCCAATCTACCAAGCAGGGACTCTTTCAGGAAATCCACTTGCAATGACTGCTGGATATGAAACTTTGAGTCAATTAACTCCCGAGCATTATATAGAATTTGGCCGGAAGGCAGATATGCTTGAAAAAGGCTTAAACGAAGCAGCTGAAAAATATGATATTCCTCATACAATCAATCGTGCGGGTTCGATGATAGGCTTCTTCTTTACAAACGAGAAAGTTATCAATTATGAAAATGCAAAAACAGCAAATCTTGAATATTTTGCTGCTTATTATCGGGAGATGGCTGAAAATGGAGTGTTTTTACCACCTTCCCAATTTGAAGGCCTATTCCTTTCTACAGTCCATACTGATGAAGATATTGCAAAAACAATTCAAGCAGCTGAAACGGCATTTTCAAAACTGAAATAG
- the hemB gene encoding porphobilinogen synthase yields the protein MELQFSRHRRLRTSANMRALVRENHLKAEDFIYPLFIYEGENIRNEVSSMPGVFQVSMDHLQTEMEDIVAHGIKSVLLFGIPATKDECGEQAYHDHGIIQVATRFIKEKFPEIIVVADTCLCEYTSHGHCGVIEGEKVLNDQSLDLLVKTAVAQAKAGADIIAPSNMMDGFVVAIRAGLDEAGFTEVPIMSYAVKYASAFYGPFREAAEGAPQFGDRKTYQMDPANRMEAFREAESDVAEGADFLIIKPGMPYLDIVRDVKNNFNLPVVVYNVSGEYSMVKAAAQNGWIDEKKTVLEMLIGMKRAGADLIITYAAKDAIRWLAEEE from the coding sequence ATGGAATTGCAATTTTCACGCCACCGTCGTTTGCGAACAAGTGCGAATATGCGTGCACTTGTTAGAGAAAATCACTTGAAAGCAGAAGACTTTATTTATCCGCTCTTTATTTATGAAGGCGAAAACATTCGGAATGAAGTATCATCTATGCCTGGAGTATTTCAAGTTTCAATGGACCATCTCCAAACAGAGATGGAGGATATCGTTGCACACGGAATTAAGTCTGTATTATTATTTGGAATTCCAGCCACCAAAGATGAATGTGGTGAGCAAGCCTATCATGACCACGGAATTATCCAGGTTGCAACCCGTTTTATAAAAGAAAAATTTCCGGAAATAATCGTTGTTGCTGATACCTGCTTGTGTGAATACACAAGTCATGGTCACTGTGGGGTTATTGAAGGGGAAAAAGTTCTAAATGATCAATCACTTGACTTATTAGTGAAAACTGCAGTTGCGCAGGCTAAAGCAGGAGCTGATATTATTGCTCCGTCTAACATGATGGATGGCTTTGTTGTTGCAATCCGGGCTGGATTAGATGAAGCTGGTTTTACTGAAGTGCCAATTATGTCCTACGCTGTAAAATATGCCTCAGCATTCTACGGTCCATTCCGTGAAGCAGCAGAGGGAGCACCACAATTTGGTGACCGTAAAACCTATCAAATGGACCCTGCAAACCGCATGGAAGCATTCAGGGAAGCTGAATCTGACGTTGCGGAAGGTGCAGACTTTTTAATTATTAAACCTGGTATGCCATATCTTGATATTGTTCGTGATGTAAAAAATAACTTTAATTTACCAGTTGTTGTTTATAACGTAAGCGGTGAATATTCAATGGTTAAAGCTGCGGCTCAAAATGGCTGGATTGACGAGAAAAAGACTGTTCTTGAAATGTTAATCGGTATGAAGCGTGCCGGAGCAGATCTAATTATTACTTATGCAGCTAAAGATGCGATTCGCTGGTTAGCGGAAGAAGAGTAA